One stretch of Pseudoxanthomonas sp. Root65 DNA includes these proteins:
- a CDS encoding NRDE family protein, giving the protein MCLVALAWKVHPRWRLVLAGNRDEFHGRPTAPLARWAESRAMMAGQDLQSGGTWAGVDASGRMAVVTNVRDPAIQIPGAPSRGQLAAGFLQSPDSADQRAIGLLAAAEAFAPFNLLLADATDCQYVSNYPTPRRITLAPGLHGLSNGDLDEPWPKTMALKARLADWVGSGSDDVAPLWAALADETPAPDDRLPETGVGLELERMLSPAFIRSERYGTRASTLIAIDHGGHGWISERRFGPEGVFEGETTLRVGTGA; this is encoded by the coding sequence ATGTGCCTCGTCGCCCTCGCCTGGAAGGTCCACCCGCGCTGGCGCCTGGTGCTGGCCGGCAACCGGGATGAATTCCATGGCCGCCCTACCGCGCCCTTGGCCCGGTGGGCGGAATCGCGGGCCATGATGGCGGGGCAGGACCTGCAGTCCGGCGGCACGTGGGCCGGCGTGGACGCCAGTGGCCGGATGGCGGTGGTGACCAACGTGCGTGACCCCGCCATCCAGATCCCGGGCGCGCCGTCGCGTGGCCAACTGGCAGCGGGCTTCCTACAATCGCCGGACAGCGCCGACCAGCGCGCCATCGGCCTGCTGGCTGCCGCCGAAGCGTTCGCCCCCTTCAACCTGTTGCTGGCCGACGCGACGGATTGCCAGTACGTCAGCAACTACCCCACGCCGCGCCGCATCACCCTCGCGCCCGGCCTGCACGGCCTGTCCAACGGCGACCTCGACGAGCCGTGGCCGAAGACGATGGCGCTGAAGGCGCGGCTGGCCGACTGGGTGGGTTCCGGCAGTGACGATGTCGCCCCGTTGTGGGCCGCACTGGCGGATGAAACGCCCGCGCCCGATGACCGACTCCCGGAAACGGGCGTCGGCCTGGAGCTGGAACGCATGCTGTCGCCCGCCTTCATCCGCAGCGAGCGCTACGGCACCCGCGCCAGCACCCTGATCGCCATCGACCACGGCGGGCACGGTTGGATCAGCGAGCGCAGGTTCGGGCCGGAGGGGGTGTTCGAGGGCGAGACGACGTTGCGGGTCGGGACCGGTGCGTAG